A genomic window from Thunnus thynnus chromosome 12, fThuThy2.1, whole genome shotgun sequence includes:
- the LOC137193877 gene encoding complement factor H-like isoform X8 yields MCIRYLGYLLLIWFPGLHAQTTSCPAPELEDGYFLPERKNYFDKDQVTYACNKGSKPEVEGWWATSTCQEGKWHPEPKCIGKDACTLPNIPNAKCKHDNELTIRVTCDKGYIINDSRKATSTCENGTWSSLPVCEESPEACGAPPKIPNAVIINQEYQDVFAADSEVQYECKDGFTVEGADTKKTITCVSREWSTGPPCSGGSGSAVGGTGGGHTTSAGSGTQPTGGGGGSGSAVGGTGGGHTTSAGSGTQPTGGGRGSGSAVGGTGGGHTTSAGSGTQPTGGGGGSGSAVGGTGGGHTTSAGSRTQPTGGGSSTTSDRDSRPLIITIDNCGDHPSVPHGDVVVTERMYLKYQCQKYYKYEGPETVVCHNDGTWSNLPVCKESFCLIDPAQLVGRGFKLSGVQYMTEGEETYISCGWNRYRLFRCTNRQISVTECCNGYDYQQGLCLTRWPLFG; encoded by the exons ATGTGCATCAGATATCTTGGATATCTTCTTCTGATTTGGTTTCCTGGATTACATG CACAAACAACATCTTGTCCTGCTCCTGAACTGGAAGATGGTTATTTTCTCCCTGAACGAAAGAATTATTTTGACAAAGACCAGGTCACTTATGCCTGCAATAAAGGAAGTAAGCCAGAAGTGGAAGGTTGGTGGGCAACAAGCACATGTCAAGAGGGCAAATGGCATCCTGAACCAAAATGTATAG gCAAAGATGCCTGCACTTTACCAAATATACCCAATGCAAAATGCAAGCATGACAATGAATTAACGATAAGGGTAACATGTGACAAAGGATATATTATAAACGACAGCAGGAAAGCAACATCTACATGTGAAAATGGAACATGGTCCTCTCTGCCGGTCTGTGAGG AAAGTCCTGAGGCATGCGGTGCGCCTCCTAAAATCCCCAACGCAGTAATCATTAATCAGGAATACCAGGATGTGTTTGCTGCAGATTCAGAAGTACAGTATGAATGTAAAGATGGATTTACTGTAGAAGGAGCAGACACCAAAAAAACCATCACTTGTGTCTCTAGAGAGTGGTCTACAGGCCCACCGTGCA GCGGAGGAAGTGGATCTGCAGTGGGAGGAACAGGTGGCGGACACACTACATCTGCTGGCAGTGGGACACAACCTACAGGAGGAG GCGGAGGAAGTGGATCTGCAGTGGGGGGAACAGGTGGCGGACACACTACATCTGCTGGCAGTGGGACACAACCTACAGGTGGAG GCAGAGGAAGTGGATCTGCAGTGGGGGGAACAGGTGGCGGACACACTACATCTGCTGGCAGTGGGACACAACCTACAGGAGGAG GCGGAGGAAGTGGATCTGCAGTGGGGGGAACAGGTGGCGGACACACTACATCTGCTGGCAGTAGGACACAACCTACAGGAGGAG GATCTTCTACCACTTCTGACAGAGACAGTAGACCTCTAATCATAACAA tcgACAATTGTGGAGACCACCCAAGTGTTCCACATGGTGATGTTGTGGTAACGGAACGAATGTATTTGAAATACCAGTGTCAGAAGTATTACAAATACGAGGGACCAGAGACAGTGGTGTGTCACAACGATGGTACTTGGTCAAATCTACCCGTCTGCAAAG AGTCATTCTGTCTCATCGATCCTGCTCAATTGGTTGGGAGAGGTTTTAAACTTTCTGGAGTTCAATACATGACGGAAGGAGAGGAGACGTACATTTCTTGTGGTTGGAATCGTTACAGGTTGTTTCGATGCACTAATAGACAGATTAGTGTTACTGAGT GTTGTAATGGTTATGATTACCAACAA GGACTGTGCTTGACACGATGGCCACTTTTTGGATAA
- the LOC137193478 gene encoding complement factor H-related protein 1-like codes for MRISYLGFVLLIWFPGALHGQSAPQSCSAPSLDGGFFAPKQETYPHGAQLAYTCGTGRKATVKGLWATSTCQNGKWSHEPQCIDEKACIPPTIPHAKYTENSNGWYENGHIIRITCDKGYHDKNQDATAECINGTWSSVPVCEKSLQACGAPPKIPHTVIINQEYQDVFAADSEVKYECEDGYTVEGADTTKTIICIAGNWTTGPSCSIDAAGK; via the exons ATGCGCATCAGTTATCTTGGATTTGTTCTTCTGATCTGGTTTCCTGGAGCGCTACATG gaCAAAGCGCACCACAGTCCTGCAGTGCTCCCAGCCTGGATGGTGGTTTCTTCGCCCCAAAGCAAGAGACTTATCCTCATGGAGCACAGCTGGCCTATACCTGTGGTACTGGACGTAAAGCAACAGTGAAGGGATTGTGGGCAACAAGCACATGTCAAAATGGCAAATGGTCTCATGAACCACAATGTATAG ATGAAAAAGCCTGCATTCCACCAACTATCCCTCATgcaaaatacactgaaaactCAAATGGTTGGTATGAAAATGGACACATAATAAGAATAACATGTGACAAAGGATATCATGATAAAAACCAGGATGCCACTGCTGAATGTATAAATGGAACATGGTCCTCTGTGCCGGTCTGTGAGA aaaGTCTCCAAGCATGCGGTGCGCCTCCTAAAATCCCCCACACAGTAATCATTAATCAGGAATACCAGGATGTGTTTGCTGCAGATTCAGAAGTCAAGTATGAATGTGAAGATGGATATACTGTAGAAGGAGCAGACACCACAAAAACCATCATTTGTATCGCTGGAAACTGGACTACAGGCCCATCATGCA gtattgatgcagcaggaaagtag